From a region of the Syngnathoides biaculeatus isolate LvHL_M chromosome 2, ASM1980259v1, whole genome shotgun sequence genome:
- the noc2l gene encoding nucleolar complex protein 2 homolog isoform X1, producing MIPLRLCKTRGHRFVSSYFLNADIICRHTLLYFMPSATLKIVGERKLEDLSLDEFLQSGWDSNDDEIPDENPEQNGLKKKAKTKQLNKVERKQGKASQHKDQLSRLKNKDPEFYKFLQDNDQKLLNFDDTDSSEDEDEQKYHKLPSMLEEASDEEKEQPQKGSKKSKKDNAINVTEKMIQDWRASLKKEPTLRLIRDITQAFKAAVATTKGEGDIECRYKVDDSSVFNSLVLFCIQDIYGAFQRILNLKADRNQKRLVLPHTSNKWQKTHIDIKMYLSGFIQLLSCLTEATVICAVLRHANQLVPYFLCLPKQCRHLVKQLLKQWSTGEETGRVLAFLALNNICRHKQETYLVSILKQMYIAYVRNCKFTSPNVLPMINFMQRTLTEMYAIDTQATYQHAFVYIRQLAIQLRSAMTMKKKETYQSVYNWQYIHCVYLWCRVLSTLHPSDVLHPLIYPLCQVITGTIKLVPTARYYPLRMHCCRALTLLSSSTNTFVPVLPFLIEIFQQVDFNKKPGRMSKKPINFAVILKLNKINLMEKAYKDGLIDQLYDLMLEYFHTQASSISFPELALPTVLQLKAFLKECKVANYCKAVRQLLEKVQENSNHITARRQNAPFGVADASAVVEWEKAIEKEGPPLSKYYSHWKKLREKEIQLEISGKERMEDLNFPEIKRKKIHEKKAEDKKEFKGLFESDSDNDDDDTGLKIKDKKGSQGSLDDADDEVLEEGSDMSDGDSDEEEEDKGDAKASKTPQPLSSSALIELAEGDEDVVEDLELSDDD from the exons ATGATACCACTGCGCTTGTGCAAAACACGTGGCCATCGTTTTGTCAGTTCCTATTTTCTCAACGCCGATATAATTTGTAGGCACACCCTCTTATATTTCATGCCTTCGGCTACGCTTAAGATAgtaggggaaag GAAACTAGAGGACCTCAGTTTAGATGAGTTCCTCCAGTCAGGTTGGGATTCAAATGACGATGAGATTCCAGACGAAAACCCCGAGCAAAATGGACTGAAGAAAAaggccaaaacaaaacagcttaATAA GGTTGAAAGAAAGCAGGGTAAAGCATCCCAGCACAAGGACCAACTGTCAAGATTGAAAAATAAAGATCCAGAGTTTTACAAGTTCCTGCAGGATAACGATCAGAAACTCTTGAATTTTGATGACACTGATAGCtctgaggatgaggatgagcaaAAGTACCACAAACTGCCATCCATGCTGGAG GAGGCCAGCGATGAGGAGAAAGAGCAGCCTCAAAAAGGGTCTAAGAAATCAAAGAAAGACAATGCCATCAATGTCACTGAAAAAATGATCCAAGACTGGAGAGCGTCTCTAAAAAAGGAACCTACTCTGCGTCTCATCAGAGATATCACCCAGGCTTTCAAGGCTGCTGTTGCTACAACTAAGGGTGAAGGAGATATCGAATGCCGATACAAGGTGGATGACAGTTCAG TCTTTAATTCCTTGGTCCTATTCTGCATCCAAGACATTTACGGCGCCTTCCAGCGGATTCTGAATTTAAAAGCAGATAGAAACCAGAAACG GTTAGTGCTCCCACACACAAGTAATAAATGGCAGAAGACTCATATAGACATCAAGATGTATCTCAGCGGTTTCATTCAG TTGTTATCCTGTTTAACAGAGGCCACAGTCATCTGCGCTGTCCTGCGACACGCCAACCAGCTTGTACcttattttctttgtcttcccAAGCAATGCAGACACCTGGTTAAG CAATTGTTGAAGCAATGGAGCACAGGAGAGGAGACAGGTCGGGTCCTTGCATTTCTGGCACTCAACAACATCTGCAGACACAAGCAAGAAACTTATCTTGTATCAATTCTGAAG CAAATGTACATTGCCTATGTGCGAAACTGCAAGTTCACGTCTCCCAATGTGCTGCCAATGATCAACTTCATGCAGCGCACGTTAACAGAAATGTACGCCATAGACACGCAGGCCACTTACCAGCATGCTTTTGTCTACATCCGACAGCTTGCCATCCAGCTCAGGAGTGCTATGACCATGAAGAAAAAG GAAACATACCAATCAGTGTACAACTGGCAGTACATCCACTGTGTATACCTGTGGTGTCGTGTCCTCAGCACTCTGCACCCCAGTGATGTCCTCCACCCTCTTATCTATCCACTGTGCCAAGTCATCACTGGTACCATCAA GTTGGTACCGACAGCAAGGTATTATCCTCTGAGGATGCATTGTTGCAGAGCCCTCACCCTGCTATCAAGCAGTACCAATACATTTGTTCCAGTTCTCCCTTTCCTCATTGAG ATCTTCCAGCAAGTGGACTTCAACAAAAAACCAGGACGAATGAGTAAGAAGCCAATCAACTTTGCAGTCATCCTGAAGCTGAACAAAATAAACCTGATGGAGAAAGCATATAAG GATGGTTTGATCGACCAACTTTATGACCTTATGCTGGAATATTTCCACACACAGGCGAGCTCCATCAGCTTCCCAGAGCTCGCCCTGCCCACTGTCCTCCAG CTGAAAGCGTTCCTGAAAGAATGCAAAGTGGCCAATTACTGCAAGGCGGTGCGCCAGCTGCTTGAGAAGGTGCAGGAGAACAGCAACCACATCACAGCAAGGCGACAAAATGCACCCTTCGGAGTGGCTGATGCCAGCGCTGTG GTGGAGTGGGAGAAGGCGATTGAAAAGGAGGGCCCGCCTCTTAGCAAATACTACAGCCACTGGAAGAAGTTGAGAGAGAAGGAGATTCAGTTGGAGATTTCTGGCAAAGAAAGG ATGGAGGACCTGAACTTTCCAGAAATTAAGCGAAAGAAGATCCATGAGAAGAAAGCAGAGGACAAGAAGGAGTTTAAGGGTTTGTTTGAAAGTGACTCTGACAATGATGACGACGACACCGGACTCAAAATCAAAG ATAAAAAGGGCAGCCAGGGGTCACTTGATGATGCTGATGATGAAGTTCTTGAAGAGGGTTCTGACATGAGCGATGGAGATTCAG atgaggaagaggaggacaaaGGAGACGCGAAGGCGTCAAAGACCCCTCAACCCCTGTCGTCGTCTGCTCTCATCGAGCTGGCCGAAGGAGACGAGGATGTGGTGGAGGACTTGGAGCTGTCTGACGACGACTGA
- the noc2l gene encoding nucleolar complex protein 2 homolog isoform X3, giving the protein MEPTKLEDLSLDEFLQSGWDSNDDEIPDENPEQNGLKKKAKTKQLNKVERKQGKASQHKDQLSRLKNKDPEFYKFLQDNDQKLLNFDDTDSSEDEDEQKYHKLPSMLEEASDEEKEQPQKGSKKSKKDNAINVTEKMIQDWRASLKKEPTLRLIRDITQAFKAAVATTKGEGDIECRYKVDDSSVFNSLVLFCIQDIYGAFQRILNLKADRNQKRLVLPHTSNKWQKTHIDIKMYLSGFIQLLSCLTEATVICAVLRHANQLVPYFLCLPKQCRHLVKQLLKQWSTGEETGRVLAFLALNNICRHKQETYLVSILKQMYIAYVRNCKFTSPNVLPMINFMQRTLTEMYAIDTQATYQHAFVYIRQLAIQLRSAMTMKKKETYQSVYNWQYIHCVYLWCRVLSTLHPSDVLHPLIYPLCQVITGTIKLVPTARYYPLRMHCCRALTLLSSSTNTFVPVLPFLIEIFQQVDFNKKPGRMSKKPINFAVILKLNKINLMEKAYKDGLIDQLYDLMLEYFHTQASSISFPELALPTVLQLKAFLKECKVANYCKAVRQLLEKVQENSNHITARRQNAPFGVADASAVVEWEKAIEKEGPPLSKYYSHWKKLREKEIQLEISGKERMEDLNFPEIKRKKIHEKKAEDKKEFKGLFESDSDNDDDDTGLKIKDKKGSQGSLDDADDEVLEEGSDMSDGDSDEEEEDKGDAKASKTPQPLSSSALIELAEGDEDVVEDLELSDDD; this is encoded by the exons ATGGAACCTAC GAAACTAGAGGACCTCAGTTTAGATGAGTTCCTCCAGTCAGGTTGGGATTCAAATGACGATGAGATTCCAGACGAAAACCCCGAGCAAAATGGACTGAAGAAAAaggccaaaacaaaacagcttaATAA GGTTGAAAGAAAGCAGGGTAAAGCATCCCAGCACAAGGACCAACTGTCAAGATTGAAAAATAAAGATCCAGAGTTTTACAAGTTCCTGCAGGATAACGATCAGAAACTCTTGAATTTTGATGACACTGATAGCtctgaggatgaggatgagcaaAAGTACCACAAACTGCCATCCATGCTGGAG GAGGCCAGCGATGAGGAGAAAGAGCAGCCTCAAAAAGGGTCTAAGAAATCAAAGAAAGACAATGCCATCAATGTCACTGAAAAAATGATCCAAGACTGGAGAGCGTCTCTAAAAAAGGAACCTACTCTGCGTCTCATCAGAGATATCACCCAGGCTTTCAAGGCTGCTGTTGCTACAACTAAGGGTGAAGGAGATATCGAATGCCGATACAAGGTGGATGACAGTTCAG TCTTTAATTCCTTGGTCCTATTCTGCATCCAAGACATTTACGGCGCCTTCCAGCGGATTCTGAATTTAAAAGCAGATAGAAACCAGAAACG GTTAGTGCTCCCACACACAAGTAATAAATGGCAGAAGACTCATATAGACATCAAGATGTATCTCAGCGGTTTCATTCAG TTGTTATCCTGTTTAACAGAGGCCACAGTCATCTGCGCTGTCCTGCGACACGCCAACCAGCTTGTACcttattttctttgtcttcccAAGCAATGCAGACACCTGGTTAAG CAATTGTTGAAGCAATGGAGCACAGGAGAGGAGACAGGTCGGGTCCTTGCATTTCTGGCACTCAACAACATCTGCAGACACAAGCAAGAAACTTATCTTGTATCAATTCTGAAG CAAATGTACATTGCCTATGTGCGAAACTGCAAGTTCACGTCTCCCAATGTGCTGCCAATGATCAACTTCATGCAGCGCACGTTAACAGAAATGTACGCCATAGACACGCAGGCCACTTACCAGCATGCTTTTGTCTACATCCGACAGCTTGCCATCCAGCTCAGGAGTGCTATGACCATGAAGAAAAAG GAAACATACCAATCAGTGTACAACTGGCAGTACATCCACTGTGTATACCTGTGGTGTCGTGTCCTCAGCACTCTGCACCCCAGTGATGTCCTCCACCCTCTTATCTATCCACTGTGCCAAGTCATCACTGGTACCATCAA GTTGGTACCGACAGCAAGGTATTATCCTCTGAGGATGCATTGTTGCAGAGCCCTCACCCTGCTATCAAGCAGTACCAATACATTTGTTCCAGTTCTCCCTTTCCTCATTGAG ATCTTCCAGCAAGTGGACTTCAACAAAAAACCAGGACGAATGAGTAAGAAGCCAATCAACTTTGCAGTCATCCTGAAGCTGAACAAAATAAACCTGATGGAGAAAGCATATAAG GATGGTTTGATCGACCAACTTTATGACCTTATGCTGGAATATTTCCACACACAGGCGAGCTCCATCAGCTTCCCAGAGCTCGCCCTGCCCACTGTCCTCCAG CTGAAAGCGTTCCTGAAAGAATGCAAAGTGGCCAATTACTGCAAGGCGGTGCGCCAGCTGCTTGAGAAGGTGCAGGAGAACAGCAACCACATCACAGCAAGGCGACAAAATGCACCCTTCGGAGTGGCTGATGCCAGCGCTGTG GTGGAGTGGGAGAAGGCGATTGAAAAGGAGGGCCCGCCTCTTAGCAAATACTACAGCCACTGGAAGAAGTTGAGAGAGAAGGAGATTCAGTTGGAGATTTCTGGCAAAGAAAGG ATGGAGGACCTGAACTTTCCAGAAATTAAGCGAAAGAAGATCCATGAGAAGAAAGCAGAGGACAAGAAGGAGTTTAAGGGTTTGTTTGAAAGTGACTCTGACAATGATGACGACGACACCGGACTCAAAATCAAAG ATAAAAAGGGCAGCCAGGGGTCACTTGATGATGCTGATGATGAAGTTCTTGAAGAGGGTTCTGACATGAGCGATGGAGATTCAG atgaggaagaggaggacaaaGGAGACGCGAAGGCGTCAAAGACCCCTCAACCCCTGTCGTCGTCTGCTCTCATCGAGCTGGCCGAAGGAGACGAGGATGTGGTGGAGGACTTGGAGCTGTCTGACGACGACTGA
- the noc2l gene encoding nucleolar complex protein 2 homolog isoform X2: protein MAGKRKLEDLSLDEFLQSGWDSNDDEIPDENPEQNGLKKKAKTKQLNKVERKQGKASQHKDQLSRLKNKDPEFYKFLQDNDQKLLNFDDTDSSEDEDEQKYHKLPSMLEEASDEEKEQPQKGSKKSKKDNAINVTEKMIQDWRASLKKEPTLRLIRDITQAFKAAVATTKGEGDIECRYKVDDSSVFNSLVLFCIQDIYGAFQRILNLKADRNQKRLVLPHTSNKWQKTHIDIKMYLSGFIQLLSCLTEATVICAVLRHANQLVPYFLCLPKQCRHLVKQLLKQWSTGEETGRVLAFLALNNICRHKQETYLVSILKQMYIAYVRNCKFTSPNVLPMINFMQRTLTEMYAIDTQATYQHAFVYIRQLAIQLRSAMTMKKKETYQSVYNWQYIHCVYLWCRVLSTLHPSDVLHPLIYPLCQVITGTIKLVPTARYYPLRMHCCRALTLLSSSTNTFVPVLPFLIEIFQQVDFNKKPGRMSKKPINFAVILKLNKINLMEKAYKDGLIDQLYDLMLEYFHTQASSISFPELALPTVLQLKAFLKECKVANYCKAVRQLLEKVQENSNHITARRQNAPFGVADASAVVEWEKAIEKEGPPLSKYYSHWKKLREKEIQLEISGKERMEDLNFPEIKRKKIHEKKAEDKKEFKGLFESDSDNDDDDTGLKIKDKKGSQGSLDDADDEVLEEGSDMSDGDSDEEEEDKGDAKASKTPQPLSSSALIELAEGDEDVVEDLELSDDD, encoded by the exons ATGGCTGGGAAAAG GAAACTAGAGGACCTCAGTTTAGATGAGTTCCTCCAGTCAGGTTGGGATTCAAATGACGATGAGATTCCAGACGAAAACCCCGAGCAAAATGGACTGAAGAAAAaggccaaaacaaaacagcttaATAA GGTTGAAAGAAAGCAGGGTAAAGCATCCCAGCACAAGGACCAACTGTCAAGATTGAAAAATAAAGATCCAGAGTTTTACAAGTTCCTGCAGGATAACGATCAGAAACTCTTGAATTTTGATGACACTGATAGCtctgaggatgaggatgagcaaAAGTACCACAAACTGCCATCCATGCTGGAG GAGGCCAGCGATGAGGAGAAAGAGCAGCCTCAAAAAGGGTCTAAGAAATCAAAGAAAGACAATGCCATCAATGTCACTGAAAAAATGATCCAAGACTGGAGAGCGTCTCTAAAAAAGGAACCTACTCTGCGTCTCATCAGAGATATCACCCAGGCTTTCAAGGCTGCTGTTGCTACAACTAAGGGTGAAGGAGATATCGAATGCCGATACAAGGTGGATGACAGTTCAG TCTTTAATTCCTTGGTCCTATTCTGCATCCAAGACATTTACGGCGCCTTCCAGCGGATTCTGAATTTAAAAGCAGATAGAAACCAGAAACG GTTAGTGCTCCCACACACAAGTAATAAATGGCAGAAGACTCATATAGACATCAAGATGTATCTCAGCGGTTTCATTCAG TTGTTATCCTGTTTAACAGAGGCCACAGTCATCTGCGCTGTCCTGCGACACGCCAACCAGCTTGTACcttattttctttgtcttcccAAGCAATGCAGACACCTGGTTAAG CAATTGTTGAAGCAATGGAGCACAGGAGAGGAGACAGGTCGGGTCCTTGCATTTCTGGCACTCAACAACATCTGCAGACACAAGCAAGAAACTTATCTTGTATCAATTCTGAAG CAAATGTACATTGCCTATGTGCGAAACTGCAAGTTCACGTCTCCCAATGTGCTGCCAATGATCAACTTCATGCAGCGCACGTTAACAGAAATGTACGCCATAGACACGCAGGCCACTTACCAGCATGCTTTTGTCTACATCCGACAGCTTGCCATCCAGCTCAGGAGTGCTATGACCATGAAGAAAAAG GAAACATACCAATCAGTGTACAACTGGCAGTACATCCACTGTGTATACCTGTGGTGTCGTGTCCTCAGCACTCTGCACCCCAGTGATGTCCTCCACCCTCTTATCTATCCACTGTGCCAAGTCATCACTGGTACCATCAA GTTGGTACCGACAGCAAGGTATTATCCTCTGAGGATGCATTGTTGCAGAGCCCTCACCCTGCTATCAAGCAGTACCAATACATTTGTTCCAGTTCTCCCTTTCCTCATTGAG ATCTTCCAGCAAGTGGACTTCAACAAAAAACCAGGACGAATGAGTAAGAAGCCAATCAACTTTGCAGTCATCCTGAAGCTGAACAAAATAAACCTGATGGAGAAAGCATATAAG GATGGTTTGATCGACCAACTTTATGACCTTATGCTGGAATATTTCCACACACAGGCGAGCTCCATCAGCTTCCCAGAGCTCGCCCTGCCCACTGTCCTCCAG CTGAAAGCGTTCCTGAAAGAATGCAAAGTGGCCAATTACTGCAAGGCGGTGCGCCAGCTGCTTGAGAAGGTGCAGGAGAACAGCAACCACATCACAGCAAGGCGACAAAATGCACCCTTCGGAGTGGCTGATGCCAGCGCTGTG GTGGAGTGGGAGAAGGCGATTGAAAAGGAGGGCCCGCCTCTTAGCAAATACTACAGCCACTGGAAGAAGTTGAGAGAGAAGGAGATTCAGTTGGAGATTTCTGGCAAAGAAAGG ATGGAGGACCTGAACTTTCCAGAAATTAAGCGAAAGAAGATCCATGAGAAGAAAGCAGAGGACAAGAAGGAGTTTAAGGGTTTGTTTGAAAGTGACTCTGACAATGATGACGACGACACCGGACTCAAAATCAAAG ATAAAAAGGGCAGCCAGGGGTCACTTGATGATGCTGATGATGAAGTTCTTGAAGAGGGTTCTGACATGAGCGATGGAGATTCAG atgaggaagaggaggacaaaGGAGACGCGAAGGCGTCAAAGACCCCTCAACCCCTGTCGTCGTCTGCTCTCATCGAGCTGGCCGAAGGAGACGAGGATGTGGTGGAGGACTTGGAGCTGTCTGACGACGACTGA